A stretch of DNA from Parvularcula bermudensis HTCC2503:
TTTCATCAGTGCAAGGAAGGTATTGCCCGCCGCCATGGCGCTGTGTGGCCCTGAGGCCATCGCCGCGATCTTGTTCAAACCGCAATTCGAACTGGGCCCCGGCGCGATCGGCAAAGGAGGGCTCGTCACCTGGGACACCGCCGCCGTGGAAAGGGTCGTGCGCGAAGACATGACATCGTTCCTTTCCGAGCAGGGATGGGACCTCATTGGTTATCTGCCGTCGCCCATCGTCGGGGGGGATGGGAATGCCGAATGGCTTGTGGGGGCCCGCCGTGCCTAATCGTCCACGTCGCCACGGGTCGGGCGTGCCGCCCCCCGCCCTCAAGACCGTGATCATCGATCGACTGGCCGCGTCCGGGGAGGGAATGGCCGGGGATGTCGCCCTTCCCTACACCTTGCCCGGCGAAACGGTCCGTGCCCGCCTCAGCGGCAAACGCGGGGAGATGGAGGCGGTCTTGGCTGCTGCGCCGGCGCGGGTCACCCCGCCCTGTCCGCATTTCGGTCCGGGGGCGCAATGTGGCGGCTGCGCGCTACAGCACATGGATCGGGCGGCGTTGCTGGCCTGGAAGCGGGCGCGGGTCGAGGCGGCGATGCTGCGCGCTGGGTTCGCCGTGCCGCCGGTGCATACCCATCAATCGCCGCCGCGCAGCCGTCGACGGGCGCGTCTGGCCCTACGCCGCTTTGCCGATGGCCTTCATTTCGGATTTCGCCAGCGGCGCTCTCATGCGGTCGTGCCCATGGAAGTGTGCCACATTCTCACCCTGCCGCTGTTTACCTGCGCCCGGCGTTTTGCCGAGGCCGCCGAGGGCCTGCTGCCCAAAGGGGCGATCAATGCCGATCTTGTCCTGACGGAGACCGATACTGGCATCGACCTGATGATCCTCGGCGTCGATGAGGGGGGACTTGGCCTCGCAGAGAGAGAGGCGCTGGCCAATTTTGCCGAAGTGGCTGATTTGGCGCGCCTTTCGGTGGGGGAAATCCCCTTGGTCACGCGTACCCCGCCCGCCATGCGCTGGGGCAAAGCGAGCGTCCCCGTCCCCCAGGGGGGATTTTTGCAGGCGACGGCGGATGGGGAGGCCGCTCTCCGAATGGCCGTGTGCACGGGGGTAGGCGCGGTGCGGAGCGTGGCGGATCTGTTTGC
This window harbors:
- a CDS encoding class I SAM-dependent RNA methyltransferase, with amino-acid sequence MPNGLWGPAVPNRPRRHGSGVPPPALKTVIIDRLAASGEGMAGDVALPYTLPGETVRARLSGKRGEMEAVLAAAPARVTPPCPHFGPGAQCGGCALQHMDRAALLAWKRARVEAAMLRAGFAVPPVHTHQSPPRSRRRARLALRRFADGLHFGFRQRRSHAVVPMEVCHILTLPLFTCARRFAEAAEGLLPKGAINADLVLTETDTGIDLMILGVDEGGLGLAEREALANFAEVADLARLSVGEIPLVTRTPPAMRWGKASVPVPQGGFLQATADGEAALRMAVCTGVGAVRSVADLFAGIGTFSLPLAATGARVLAAEGAPDAVSALRTGAASAGLAVDVLRRDLFTDPIAAEDLAAFEAVVFDPPRAGAAAQAAAIAEAGVPLVAAVSCQPGTLARDLRAFSAAYDLTALTVVDQFLWSGHIEVVAILRRRHVNSS